The genomic DNA CGGGGGGTCTGTGCCATTCTTTTAGGTGATGAGCCTGAGAGGTTGGTGCGAGACCTTCAGGTTCGATTCCCTCGGGCCCGACTGATCGGTGGGGATCCCGGGTTTGAGCGAGTGGTCTCATACGTGGTGGGTTGCGTGGAATCACCAGCGCGTGGGCTGAGTCTGCCGCTCGATATCCGGGGAACGGCGTTCCAACAACAGGTGTGGACGGCACTGCAGCAAATCCCTGTTGGGACGACCGCGACGTACCGCGAGATTGCGCGTCGTATCGGTCGGCCGGCGTCGGTGCGAGCGGTCGGACAGGCCTGCGGGGCGAACCCATTGGCCGTCGCGATTCCCTGTCATCGGGTTGTGCGTCAAGACGGTGATCTGGCCGGCTATCGCTGGGGCATCGAACGCAAACGTGCCCTGTTGGCACGGGAGAAGGAGCTCAGTGGCCAGGTGGACCAGTCCTGGCCTGCCTCCCTGGAGCAGACCACGGATGACCATCCCTGATGGGCTCTGCCTCCTTCGCGGCACCTGTGGGTAACTGATCATGGTGCAGTTGCACCATGCCTGGCTTCATTCCACCACCGCAATGCTGTCGCGGCGCTGCTCTGGCAACTGATCGATCGGTAACCTATTGAATTAGTGGTGCCGCACTTCTCGCCTCGCAAGGCGTTGTCCTTGCATCGCGTCATCGCACACACGCAAGCCGGGGAGCGAAGGGAGGGCATCATGAGAATGGCGTGGCCGTTCGGGCAGGATGCGAACGAGAACGTGCACCTGGGACGGGTCTTAGTGGTAGACGACGAGGATTCGATCCGCGGCCTACTCCGCAAGACGTTGACCCAGGCGGGATATGACGTGGAAGAGGCGGAGGACGGCGGGCGAGCTGTTGAAGTCTTGAGCAGTGGCGATAACCCGCTCCTGCTCGATGTGATTATTTGCGATATCCGGATGCCGCGAATCAATGGGGTTGAGGCGATCGGATATTTTCGCGCGCAGTATCCCTCCCTCCCGGTCATTGTGTTGACCGGCTACCACGATGAGCGCTTGGCCCATACGCTGCGCCAGCAGGGCGTGGTGCTGTGGTTGGAGAAGCCAGCCGAACGGGAGCAGATCCTTGCGTCGGTCGCGCAGGCCATTGCCGGGCGTCGCTTCAGCTTCTATCCGTGAGGCCGGCGCCTCCTTCCTGTTTGATTTTCGTAGGGCGGCTTCTTAGAATCCTCCCGAACAACCGTCATCGCTTGCTCAGGAGGATCAGAAGGTATGTTTGACGTCATGGCCAAAGCGACTTTCCGCCCGTCACTTCGCTACTGTGCAGCCGCCGGTCTGGTGGGTCTGTGTCTCACGGGCCTGCTCCCGGCTCCGCTCCATGCCGCACGAGGTGGTACCAGCCCGGGGGGCGGGAAGACGGAAGTGTTGCCCGTCCAAAAGGCTGCGCCGGCGGTGGTCATCATTGAGGGCGCCGGGAATGAGGCCGACCTGCGTCGCCAATTGCGAAGCAAGAACGGAGTGGCCGAACTTGGGGCCTCCACGCCGAAAACACTGTTCTCTCAGGCCCCGACCGGCTCGTTCGGGTTTATCGTTCCGCGGTTGCTCGGCATGGCACTGGTGACGCAGAGTCCTGACCTCGGGATCGATCGCGCGGCTCCGGCCACCAATGCGTTCGAAATTCACAAGCTGGCCGACGGCAGTGGCATGGTGGTGGGGTTTATGGGGAAGGAGTCTCTGCCTCAGGTGACGCCGAGTTTACGGCCGAAGACCGTGCGCATCGCCTTGTATTCAAATCCGTCGGAAAAAGCCCCGCACATTGTCGCCGTCCCGCTGGTGAAGCTGGCGGCAGACCGGTTGCCGAGCCGGCTGGATCCGAAAAATCCCGATGGGGCAGTCGTGCTGGAGATGGATCTTCAGGGCACCTCGACCCATGCGTCCACCCAGGGGGGGCAGTAGTCGGTGATGGTGCGTGGGAGACGGCAGGCAGTCACCGCCTCCCACGCGATACACCTTCAGCACCGCTGCGTGTGCAGCGTCAGTCTCCCACCGTGATGGTAATGCTATCGGTCGCCGTTCCCGTATCCTTGTGGTCGTGATCGGCGATTTTCACCGTGATCGTATGCTCACCCTTGGTCACCTGGGTAAAGGTGCCCTTAAATCCCTTCTGATACGCGCCATCTAAATAGACGTGCGCGTGGTTGTCTCCCGTGCCGTTCAAGATCTCATACTTCATGTCGAACGTCTCAGCGACGGTCGCGCCGTTGTGCGGCGACAGGATGTTGATCGTGGTTGCATTTTCGGCGGCGCACCAGGAACTCAGCGCGACGGTCGCGCCGAGGGCCAACGTGCAAGCAGAGAACAGTACACGTGTCATACACAGCCTCCTCGTGAATACAGACATTATTCCGAATGATTGTCGCCGGTCCGCCGTCGTTGTGGATCCGGTTCGTTCCGGTTCTGTCCCCGTTGCCGTAAGGTTTCTTGCCAGCTGGAGGACAGCAGTGGACATCGGCTCAGGTGCTCGGCTGCAATCCGATTGTCTCGCTCGTGATGCATGATGTGGTTGGCCGTGGCAATGGTCCATTCTGGGTAGGAGCGTTCTACCAGGTTGAGGATCGCATTCGTTTCCACCAGGCCTTCCTGTAAGACCCGGAAATACCAGCCTGTGAAGCCGGTCTGTTCGACCTGAAGCGCCAAATCCTTGCGCTGCCAGCGGCGAGCCAGTTTCCAGCAGGGCTGGCGCGGTTGTGACACCTGCACGACGGCCGACCCAACGGAAAAGACATCGCCGATACAGACGTATTCCTCGGTGAGTCCTTGCAACGTGAAGTTTTCTCCAAAGGCCCCCCCGGTTAGCTGATGCGGCGGCAGGAGCCCGTGCCAATGAAACCAATGTTCCGAGGGATAGGCGCAGACGGCCTTGTCCGGCCCTCCGTGGTGGACGAGATCCGCTTGGCCGTCTCCCTCAAGATTATGACGATGCAGACGGACCGGACCGGTCACCGTGCGCTTGAAGATACCGGTGGCCCAGGGTTTCTGAGCCGGATCGTTGGAAGGGTCCGGATGGCGTTGCTCAGGCAATCCCACCTGGATTGACCATATGAGGCCGGTCGTGTTCTGCATGCGTGGATTCCATTGGCGCCGACAGACGATGCACGGCGACGTGACTGGGCAAGGTAGTGCCATGCTGGATGGTGCGTCAAAGTGTTTGTTCTGATTAGGTCAATCACTTCCAGTTATGATAAGACGTGGTATGGAATTTCGCCACCTTCGCTACTTCCTGGCCGTGG from Nitrospira sp. includes the following:
- a CDS encoding MOSC domain-containing protein, producing MQNTTGLIWSIQVGLPEQRHPDPSNDPAQKPWATGIFKRTVTGPVRLHRHNLEGDGQADLVHHGGPDKAVCAYPSEHWFHWHGLLPPHQLTGGAFGENFTLQGLTEEYVCIGDVFSVGSAVVQVSQPRQPCWKLARRWQRKDLALQVEQTGFTGWYFRVLQEGLVETNAILNLVERSYPEWTIATANHIMHHERDNRIAAEHLSRCPLLSSSWQETLRQRGQNRNEPDPQRRRTGDNHSE
- a CDS encoding response regulator, yielding MRMAWPFGQDANENVHLGRVLVVDDEDSIRGLLRKTLTQAGYDVEEAEDGGRAVEVLSSGDNPLLLDVIICDIRMPRINGVEAIGYFRAQYPSLPVIVLTGYHDERLAHTLRQQGVVLWLEKPAEREQILASVAQAIAGRRFSFYP